One window from the genome of Myxococcaceae bacterium encodes:
- a CDS encoding NTP/NDP exchange transporter, with protein sequence MLKSLKQFLWPIQSGEHKKFMPMMLMIAFIIFNYTILRNIKDALIVTEAGSETITFLKFWVVVPSAFIFFFVYAKLSTILSKKALFYTIVTPFLIFFALFATVLYPSRHWLHPVESAEWFASVLPAGLQGLAAIYKYWTYSLFYTLAELWGSAVLSFLFWNFANDVTKVSEAKRFYAHFYLLGNVANVLAGYLTKYFSELGKTAASNVDAWQVSLNYLMSTVVGAGVIILLTYTYLNYFVLSDPAQVRAESDGAPKKKSKPKMSMGESFKFLLHSKYLGLIAVLVMAYGVSINLVEVAWKNQMKLQFADKNDYNAFMGSMTMTTGLATVLVILFGSSIIRRFGWKRGALATPWILGITGLFFFACMIFPEFFSPLAMALGVTPLMLGVWFGFAQNVLSKSTKYALFDPTKEMAYIPLDDESKSKGKAAVDVVGARLGKSGGSLLQQIMFAVIGPITVIAPYSAAIMCGIIVVWLVAVYALNKRFTALSGEK encoded by the coding sequence ATGTTGAAGTCGTTGAAGCAATTTTTATGGCCCATCCAATCGGGAGAACACAAAAAGTTCATGCCCATGATGTTGATGATCGCATTCATCATCTTTAACTATACGATTTTACGTAATATTAAAGATGCTTTGATCGTCACCGAAGCAGGCTCTGAGACCATAACTTTCTTGAAGTTTTGGGTAGTCGTTCCTTCGGCATTTATATTCTTTTTTGTGTATGCAAAATTGAGTACCATTCTTTCAAAAAAAGCTTTGTTTTACACGATTGTAACTCCATTTTTGATTTTTTTCGCTTTGTTCGCCACCGTGCTTTATCCAAGTCGCCATTGGTTGCATCCGGTTGAAAGCGCGGAGTGGTTCGCAAGTGTATTGCCGGCTGGCCTTCAAGGATTGGCTGCTATCTACAAGTACTGGACCTATTCCTTGTTCTACACTTTGGCTGAACTCTGGGGAAGCGCGGTTCTGTCCTTTTTGTTTTGGAATTTCGCCAACGATGTGACGAAAGTATCGGAAGCAAAACGATTTTACGCGCATTTTTATCTGTTGGGTAACGTTGCAAATGTCTTAGCCGGCTACTTAACCAAGTATTTTTCAGAACTCGGAAAAACCGCTGCTTCGAACGTCGATGCTTGGCAAGTTTCGCTCAACTACTTGATGAGCACGGTTGTCGGCGCGGGCGTCATTATTTTGCTGACCTATACTTACTTGAACTATTTTGTGTTGAGTGATCCGGCTCAAGTACGTGCTGAAAGCGATGGGGCTCCAAAGAAAAAATCAAAACCTAAAATGAGCATGGGGGAGAGCTTCAAGTTCCTGCTTCATTCTAAGTACTTGGGATTGATTGCTGTTCTCGTCATGGCTTATGGGGTTTCGATCAACTTGGTCGAAGTAGCTTGGAAGAACCAAATGAAGCTGCAGTTTGCAGATAAAAATGACTACAATGCATTCATGGGTTCCATGACCATGACGACTGGATTGGCAACCGTTTTGGTGATCTTGTTCGGAAGCTCAATTATTCGTCGATTTGGTTGGAAACGAGGCGCTTTAGCCACTCCTTGGATTTTGGGGATTACTGGCTTGTTCTTCTTTGCTTGTATGATCTTCCCTGAATTTTTCTCTCCTTTGGCGATGGCTTTGGGAGTCACGCCGCTGATGTTAGGCGTGTGGTTTGGTTTTGCTCAAAATGTACTCAGCAAAAGCACCAAATATGCCTTGTTCGATCCCACTAAGGAAATGGCTTATATTCCGCTGGATGATGAATCGAAATCAAAGGGTAAAGCCGCGGTGGATGTCGTTGGCGCTCGTCTTGGAAAATCCGGAGGATCGCTCTTACAACAGATTATGTTCGCGGTGATTGGGCCGATTACGGTCATTGCACCTTATTCCGCTGCGATTATGTGCGGGATTATTGTTGTGTGGCTGGTGGCTGTTTATGCGCTCAATAAGCGCTTCACAGCTCTAAGCGGCGAAAAGTAA
- a CDS encoding DUF1566 domain-containing protein yields MIKAIFLMITGLLLSPDVQAQGFVLQNGFSEFLNQQFSNLTQLKNQTDFLQEKLAAQNAMKGLLVLIAPHIEALSDYKKPFSSNCSVFFDSEIDQVACDAQFTDIQKVSDSCRAEQQFPSSYLAQLHKSNILQMQTVVGLDPVQHPQVMYWLYYKLPPTPSPSVSTSQTEAISLETSSASRSMSSSHSNTATAPIVWNPEWANWDMSTGVYRDATNQTGRYNETIPEIVTDVRTGLQWEKYVSADLNWTDAGIYCDTLVKGGFADWRLPTPIELNSLVDYASGTWINLDHFPSFPWNHLWSSMSETNVSAYEQSFYNGYLETSPTNTYWGVRCVRPRAAYQPSERYVDENNKPLSNSSAQLMDLITGLIWERHGSSDLKTWDASGVSGSAQEYCAQLTLGNLSPGTWRLPNVKELLTLMNFSIPADIGLKINTVAFPNTFDCYWTDLISQLPESWLVCFSHTYPALTTNRASSYGVRCVRSPVVTNPEWANWDESMQVYQDATNQTGRYIEARPNVVTDTLTELQWEKETDPNTYNWTEAKARCDNLFKSGFGDWRLPTHVELQSLIDYTINCSNPAINNSSFPDTATSYYWSSDPLVGYPGSAWWASFGNTDNYGGLVCSQGYSGACPSPALGHARCVRPGSTVKPMDRYRDEMGNTLTDGSMQVKDTVTGLIWQRVVSGGYNWTDAQNYCAGLTLGGQTWRLPNVKELSTLLDVSVPFPGPTINATAFPSTTQGVFGSLTPSVCSSTGSWIVYFLYGYIGYHVMSAPDLIRCVRSPVVTNPEWANWDQSTGVYQDATNQIGRYIQNNPSVVTDSLTSLQWQSSISQNTFNWTGAKTYCDSLVQGGYADWRLPTRVELQTLLDYTISATTAIPSINTIPFPNTPADYFWSSTPLLGVPESAWYVSFGGNAYYGGLICSQGSGCIAVASRGYARCVRPSSDFKTINRYKDEIGNELTLNSTQVQDLVTGLIWQRFVNATLNLTTARSYCDTLSLGNQVWRLPIVKELSTLIDVNVGSSNATINTTAFLETPPSLFWSATPFYNNAAISWYVGFDVGAIGNHANTFSHYTRCVRTCDVPPANGVLAAWPASTGAYADSTNQTGRYNVSDEIVTDTLTNTQWQLAASPTNMSFADAQDHCKAQRTGGYRNWRLPNNAELMQLVDYTVNYQGSTPGINSVFSNTPLNDFFSETSLVGSLNNNPWWMSFGQDACFSGFLSNSEFGVCGSDLSAYVRCVRSCYPLPVSKRYVASSGEVTDVTTGLTWQQTATGGAMNRTTAFQHCSQLDLNAHTWRLPTLKELATLVNYSVPYGELMMNSQVFSGEPADFFWSSTLLSGRSAYQWVMGFGQGRDGNDLTSDHYVRCVRTLPSAFLTCAANANTPPTNSLLAAWNASTGVYGDATNQANRYVISNNITYDTLTNILWQQYPSTTTMNFTDTQSYCASQTTGGLTGWRMPNIVELNTMYDYTLSSPYVNTTVFPSTTANNFWSSSQQIGNGGGYTWDLQLGNQETWVNTRGTLGYARCVIACYPISPSGRYVSALGEVEDLVTGLTWQQYTSTITNWTNAANYCLGLTLNRHTWRLPTVRELQTLIDYSAAFNSLMMNLTVFASEPESYDWTSTLRFGGSSYAWIVVANNGALVSDHLIASNSYVRCCRDFRSALPALFSTCATNVTIPPTNGLLAAWNANTDVYGDATNQTNRYVISNNITYDTLTNILWQQYPGTATMNFSEAQAYCASQTTGGLSQWRLPNIVELNTIYDYTLLTPFVNTTVFPNTTGNSFWSSSPEIGRLGYTWDVQLGGQQTWVDMNSTANYVRCVITCYPAPSTNRYMNVSGEVTDFVTGLIWQQYAPQTGNWTWSDSTSYCNGLGLNGHSWRLPKIRELQSLIDYSGTYNTLMMNLTIFAREPANLFWTNTPWSSGSSDAWLMNPVSGSLYHDSVSIKYYVRCCRQTP; encoded by the coding sequence ATGATAAAAGCGATTTTTTTGATGATTACAGGGCTTTTGTTGTCGCCTGACGTTCAGGCTCAGGGCTTTGTGTTACAAAATGGCTTTTCAGAGTTTTTGAACCAACAGTTTTCAAATTTGACCCAGCTCAAAAATCAGACCGACTTTCTGCAAGAGAAACTCGCCGCACAAAATGCGATGAAGGGATTGTTGGTCCTCATTGCGCCTCACATTGAAGCATTATCAGACTATAAAAAGCCATTTAGCTCAAATTGCTCGGTGTTCTTTGACTCTGAAATTGATCAGGTTGCTTGCGATGCTCAGTTTACAGATATCCAAAAAGTATCAGATTCCTGCAGAGCAGAACAACAATTTCCGAGTAGCTATTTAGCGCAATTACACAAAAGCAATATTCTTCAAATGCAAACTGTTGTTGGCTTAGATCCTGTCCAGCATCCACAGGTGATGTACTGGTTGTATTATAAGTTGCCGCCGACGCCAAGCCCTTCTGTCTCGACCAGTCAGACAGAAGCAATATCATTAGAGACAAGCAGTGCTTCGCGGAGCATGAGTTCATCACATAGCAATACAGCAACAGCCCCCATAGTTTGGAATCCAGAATGGGCCAACTGGGACATGAGCACTGGGGTTTATCGAGATGCTACCAACCAAACGGGACGATACAATGAGACGATTCCGGAAATTGTGACAGATGTGAGAACGGGGTTGCAGTGGGAGAAATACGTTTCCGCAGATTTAAATTGGACGGATGCAGGGATTTACTGCGATACCCTTGTAAAAGGAGGTTTTGCTGATTGGAGATTACCGACACCTATAGAACTGAACAGTCTTGTGGACTACGCCTCTGGCACTTGGATTAATCTAGATCATTTTCCTTCTTTTCCATGGAATCATCTATGGTCGTCTATGTCGGAAACAAATGTTAGTGCATATGAGCAAAGCTTTTATAATGGCTACTTGGAAACTTCGCCAACAAACACATACTGGGGTGTTCGTTGTGTTCGACCTCGTGCAGCTTATCAACCATCGGAGCGATATGTCGATGAGAATAACAAGCCGTTGTCTAATAGCAGTGCACAGTTAATGGATCTAATAACCGGTCTAATTTGGGAACGACACGGTTCTTCAGATTTGAAAACATGGGATGCTAGCGGAGTTTCGGGTTCAGCCCAAGAATATTGTGCCCAATTGACCCTTGGAAATCTCAGCCCTGGAACTTGGCGCCTTCCAAATGTAAAAGAGTTACTGACTCTTATGAACTTCAGCATTCCTGCTGATATCGGACTTAAGATCAATACTGTGGCATTTCCCAATACATTCGATTGCTATTGGACTGATTTAATCAGCCAGCTACCAGAGTCATGGCTAGTTTGTTTCAGCCATACTTATCCAGCTCTCACTACCAACCGCGCAAGCAGTTACGGTGTGCGCTGTGTTCGCTCTCCAGTAGTTACTAACCCCGAGTGGGCCAATTGGGACGAATCGATGCAAGTGTATCAAGACGCCACAAATCAAACAGGGCGCTACATTGAAGCTCGACCCAATGTAGTCACAGACACACTCACCGAGTTACAGTGGGAAAAAGAAACCGATCCAAATACCTACAACTGGACAGAGGCCAAAGCACGTTGTGATAACTTGTTCAAAAGTGGCTTTGGAGACTGGAGACTACCGACTCACGTGGAGCTTCAAAGCTTAATCGATTACACGATTAATTGTTCGAATCCAGCGATTAACAATTCTTCTTTTCCAGATACAGCCACGAGTTATTATTGGTCATCAGATCCTCTAGTTGGTTATCCTGGGAGTGCCTGGTGGGCAAGCTTTGGTAACACGGATAACTACGGCGGCTTAGTCTGCAGTCAGGGATATAGCGGAGCTTGCCCAAGTCCCGCTCTAGGTCACGCACGCTGCGTACGCCCTGGGTCTACTGTCAAACCGATGGATCGATACCGAGATGAAATGGGCAACACACTTACAGATGGCAGCATGCAGGTCAAAGATACTGTAACGGGTTTAATCTGGCAACGTGTGGTTTCTGGGGGTTATAATTGGACTGATGCTCAAAATTATTGTGCAGGTCTTACCTTGGGAGGCCAAACTTGGCGTCTTCCAAATGTTAAAGAGCTATCAACTCTTCTCGATGTGAGTGTACCTTTTCCAGGTCCCACGATCAATGCAACAGCGTTTCCTAGTACAACGCAGGGTGTGTTTGGATCGTTAACACCATCTGTTTGTTCTTCTACGGGCTCGTGGATCGTCTACTTTCTCTATGGCTACATTGGCTACCACGTTATGAGCGCTCCCGACTTGATTAGGTGTGTACGCTCCCCGGTAGTGACCAACCCTGAATGGGCCAATTGGGACCAATCGACGGGTGTTTATCAAGATGCCACGAATCAAATAGGTCGTTATATTCAAAACAATCCCAGCGTTGTAACAGATTCTTTGACCAGCCTTCAATGGCAAAGCAGCATCAGCCAAAACACTTTCAATTGGACTGGAGCTAAGACTTATTGCGATAGCTTAGTTCAAGGAGGCTATGCTGACTGGAGATTGCCAACAAGAGTCGAGTTGCAAACTTTGCTAGATTATACAATCTCTGCCACAACCGCCATTCCATCCATCAATACGATTCCATTTCCAAATACCCCAGCAGATTACTTTTGGTCCTCAACACCATTGCTGGGAGTTCCTGAAAGCGCTTGGTACGTAAGTTTTGGAGGCAATGCCTACTATGGTGGACTGATTTGCAGTCAAGGAAGTGGTTGTATTGCTGTCGCTAGTCGCGGCTATGCTCGTTGCGTAAGACCATCTAGTGATTTTAAAACCATCAATCGATACAAAGATGAAATCGGCAATGAACTGACATTAAACAGCACGCAAGTGCAAGACTTGGTTACTGGCCTTATCTGGCAGAGATTTGTGAATGCGACACTCAATTTGACAACTGCTCGAAGTTACTGTGATACCTTATCGCTTGGCAATCAAGTTTGGCGCTTACCTATAGTTAAAGAGCTGTCAACACTGATTGATGTTAACGTCGGCTCTTCTAATGCGACAATCAATACAACTGCTTTCTTGGAAACGCCACCAAGTTTGTTTTGGTCTGCCACGCCTTTCTATAACAACGCTGCTATCAGTTGGTATGTAGGGTTTGACGTGGGTGCTATTGGAAATCACGCCAACACCTTTTCACACTACACCCGCTGCGTTCGTACCTGCGATGTTCCCCCAGCCAACGGAGTCCTAGCAGCTTGGCCAGCCAGTACGGGTGCGTATGCCGATTCAACTAATCAAACTGGACGTTACAATGTATCTGATGAAATTGTCACAGACACCCTAACAAACACGCAGTGGCAGTTAGCAGCAAGCCCCACAAACATGAGCTTTGCCGATGCACAAGACCATTGCAAAGCACAAAGGACAGGGGGATACCGAAACTGGAGATTGCCGAACAATGCCGAGTTAATGCAGTTGGTCGATTATACCGTGAACTACCAAGGTTCAACTCCGGGCATTAATTCAGTTTTCTCGAATACTCCGCTCAATGATTTCTTTTCTGAAACTTCTTTGGTGGGTTCTCTGAATAATAACCCCTGGTGGATGAGTTTTGGACAAGATGCTTGCTTTTCGGGATTTTTGTCCAACTCTGAGTTCGGCGTATGCGGCTCAGATTTATCCGCTTATGTCCGTTGTGTGCGTTCTTGCTATCCGTTGCCTGTTTCTAAGCGATATGTTGCTTCCTCCGGAGAAGTTACCGACGTTACTACAGGCCTGACATGGCAACAAACTGCAACAGGCGGTGCGATGAATCGAACCACTGCTTTCCAACACTGCTCTCAACTGGATCTCAACGCCCACACCTGGCGCCTACCAACGTTGAAAGAGTTGGCTACCTTGGTGAACTATAGTGTTCCTTATGGAGAGTTGATGATGAACTCGCAGGTCTTTTCAGGAGAACCGGCTGATTTCTTTTGGTCTTCGACTCTATTGAGCGGAAGAAGCGCATATCAATGGGTGATGGGTTTCGGGCAAGGACGTGACGGTAATGACCTAACATCCGATCATTATGTTCGCTGTGTCCGCACCCTACCCTCTGCTTTCTTAACCTGTGCCGCAAATGCAAATACCCCACCCACCAATAGCCTTCTCGCTGCTTGGAACGCAAGCACCGGCGTTTATGGCGATGCGACCAATCAAGCGAATCGATATGTCATTTCAAACAACATAACCTATGACACTCTAACCAACATCCTATGGCAACAATACCCAAGTACAACAACCATGAATTTCACGGATACTCAAAGCTATTGTGCAAGCCAAACCACGGGAGGACTTACCGGTTGGCGGATGCCAAACATTGTGGAGTTGAATACGATGTACGACTATACATTGTCCAGTCCCTATGTGAACACAACAGTGTTTCCGAGTACTACTGCGAATAACTTTTGGTCATCGAGCCAACAGATTGGCAATGGAGGGGGTTATACTTGGGATTTGCAGCTGGGAAATCAAGAAACTTGGGTCAATACCAGAGGTACCTTAGGCTATGCACGTTGTGTGATCGCTTGCTATCCGATCTCACCCAGTGGACGCTATGTAAGCGCTTTGGGAGAAGTAGAAGATCTTGTTACAGGACTAACTTGGCAGCAATATACATCAACTATAACTAACTGGACCAATGCAGCTAATTATTGTTTGGGCCTAACTTTGAACAGACACACCTGGAGATTACCAACAGTTCGAGAGCTTCAAACTCTAATCGACTACAGCGCGGCCTTTAACAGCCTTATGATGAATTTAACTGTCTTTGCGAGTGAGCCAGAGAGTTATGATTGGACCTCTACTCTTCGATTCGGCGGTTCGTCTTACGCTTGGATTGTTGTTGCGAATAATGGTGCGTTAGTAAGCGATCACCTTATAGCTAGTAACAGCTATGTTCGCTGTTGCAGGGATTTTCGCTCTGCTCTTCCAGCTTTGTTTTCAACATGCGCCACCAACGTAACCATACCCCCAACCAATGGTCTTCTTGCCGCTTGGAACGCAAACACCGACGTTTATGGTGATGCAACGAATCAAACAAATCGATACGTCATTTCAAACAACATAACCTATGACACTCTAACCAATATCCTGTGGCAACAATATCCAGGTACAGCAACCATGAATTTCAGCGAAGCCCAAGCCTATTGTGCTAGCCAAACAACCGGGGGCTTAAGCCAATGGCGTTTACCCAATATTGTCGAGTTAAACACGATCTATGACTACACACTGTTGACTCCGTTTGTGAATACAACGGTTTTTCCGAATACGACTGGGAACAGCTTCTGGTCCTCTAGCCCGGAGATAGGTCGCTTAGGCTATACCTGGGATGTTCAACTCGGAGGTCAACAAACTTGGGTAGATATGAACAGCACCGCTAATTATGTCCGTTGTGTAATCACTTGCTATCCGGCTCCATCGACCAATCGTTATATGAATGTTTCAGGCGAGGTAACTGATTTTGTAACTGGATTGATTTGGCAACAATATGCTCCTCAGACAGGAAATTGGACTTGGTCTGATTCGACTAGCTATTGTAACGGTTTAGGTTTAAATGGTCACAGCTGGCGGTTGCCGAAAATTCGCGAGCTACAATCCTTGATTGATTATAGCGGAACTTACAACACACTGATGATGAATTTGACCATTTTCGCGAGAGAGCCAGCGAATCTTTTTTGGACCAATACGCCCTGGTCTAGCGGTTCCTCAGACGCCTGGCTCATGAACCCGGTCAGCGGAAGCCTGTACCACGATAGTGTAAGTATTAAATACTACGTCCGCTGCTGCAGGCAAACACCATGA
- a CDS encoding DUF1566 domain-containing protein — protein sequence MKPVKSALILIFLVNSAQASLIWDSAFPTLLSDQISNLTQFKNKLHSPEESAQIKKLIQNVLNFVAPQLSSQPGFRKPFDLNCTLLFQAMLNKIACDVAFGQQALLSYPTTCGLNIPSPGSPLELLRKSHVFRTRVAVGSDPEEHPAVQYGLYFQLPETESLSSRVFASLSDSPSEVTSPSMTSEFLTESSNKSQSQSTSVGKTETSSTTQTRSQTNTQSMSESLRQSLTLTKTKSDSSEFTASESISSTPSNSSTISVSRVSGLLAAWNWTSGAYQDATNQPGRYTASNGVVTDSFTGLQWQQNSSTTTMIWDQAVEYCVNQNTGGYTDWQLPNNAELLMLVDYTINNIGSNPGISAIFSETPTNYFYTSTPLVGSAARQPWWVSFGQDACWSGILFSLEYNPGCGPVVGNQGYVRCVRSSHRLLPWNRYIVNSEAVKDTVTGLLWQKVAPTTGGSNGTGVYNRSGACSYCSSLSLGGYNDWRLPTVRELQTLVDYSRNYGTLMMDDTFSGESGSSFWSLSAMTGNPSGSWIVWFDLGVVGTLNIATDNHVRCVKSPLPFSFLTCVPNVTTPVPTSSVPVTPMPTTNVPATLTPSTLVPSTAISTTVVPTMPVPTSSMPATSIPTTAPPPVSTTPLTYTCTGGTIIPPTNGLLAAWNASSGVYQDATNQTNRYSISNGMVLDTLTGIRWEQVPSASKMNFTVAQHYCTQRNTGGYSGWRVPNVVEIMTMYDPTLPAPYVNTTVFSGTTSDHFWSSSPRIGNIGSAWQLQLQAQQVWYPMLSNMGYVRCVIACYPIPPVDRYVNASGEVRDLVTGLIWQQHKNSGSSYSVLRATEYCSSLTLNGHTWRPPTIRELQTLVDYNATYNSSNTNNPMMDLTVFSGEGATDSIASTSIQCFAYFDNGIVGCRQGYGSGNLRCVRG from the coding sequence ATGAAACCGGTGAAAAGCGCTTTAATCCTTATTTTTCTTGTCAATTCGGCCCAGGCAAGCCTCATTTGGGACAGTGCTTTTCCAACGCTTTTGAGTGACCAAATTTCCAACTTAACTCAGTTCAAAAATAAACTACACTCTCCTGAAGAAAGCGCCCAAATCAAGAAGCTGATCCAAAACGTACTCAATTTTGTTGCACCTCAACTCAGTTCTCAGCCTGGGTTCAGAAAGCCCTTCGATTTGAACTGCACCCTACTGTTCCAGGCAATGCTGAACAAAATTGCCTGTGACGTAGCTTTTGGTCAACAAGCATTGCTGAGTTATCCAACCACTTGTGGTCTCAATATTCCATCACCTGGGAGCCCTTTAGAACTCCTACGTAAAAGCCATGTCTTTCGCACGAGGGTGGCAGTTGGCAGTGACCCCGAGGAACACCCAGCTGTGCAGTATGGGTTGTATTTTCAGCTTCCAGAAACGGAATCGTTGTCTTCCAGAGTTTTCGCCAGTTTGAGTGATAGTCCAAGCGAGGTCACTTCTCCGTCCATGACAAGCGAATTCTTGACCGAATCCAGCAATAAAAGTCAGAGTCAGTCAACCAGTGTTGGCAAGACTGAAACCTCAAGTACAACTCAAACCCGCTCACAAACTAACACCCAGTCGATGAGCGAAAGCTTAAGGCAATCTCTAACTTTGACTAAAACCAAGTCAGACAGCTCAGAGTTTACTGCTTCAGAGAGTATCAGCAGCACACCCTCTAATAGTTCAACGATATCAGTCAGCAGGGTATCTGGGCTTCTAGCAGCTTGGAATTGGACTTCGGGTGCCTATCAAGACGCAACCAATCAACCTGGACGTTATACTGCAAGCAATGGTGTGGTGACGGACTCGTTTACTGGCTTACAATGGCAACAAAACTCAAGTACAACGACCATGATTTGGGACCAGGCTGTTGAGTATTGTGTGAATCAAAATACGGGAGGATACACTGATTGGCAACTTCCAAACAATGCTGAGCTCCTTATGCTGGTTGACTATACGATCAATAATATTGGTTCTAATCCTGGCATTAGTGCGATTTTTTCTGAAACTCCAACTAACTACTTTTACACGTCAACTCCTCTTGTGGGATCTGCTGCTCGGCAACCTTGGTGGGTAAGTTTTGGGCAAGATGCGTGTTGGTCGGGCATTTTGTTTAGTTTAGAGTATAACCCAGGTTGTGGTCCAGTGGTAGGGAATCAAGGATATGTTCGATGTGTGCGCAGCTCTCATCGGCTGTTGCCTTGGAATCGTTATATAGTAAATTCAGAAGCTGTTAAAGACACAGTTACTGGGCTTCTTTGGCAAAAAGTGGCCCCAACGACTGGTGGATCTAATGGCACCGGGGTTTACAACCGATCTGGAGCCTGCAGCTATTGCAGCAGTTTAAGTTTAGGAGGCTATAACGATTGGCGTTTGCCAACAGTTCGAGAGCTTCAGACTCTAGTAGATTACAGCAGGAATTATGGCACATTAATGATGGATGATACTTTTTCTGGAGAATCTGGGAGTTCATTTTGGTCGTTGTCGGCAATGACGGGTAATCCGAGCGGTAGCTGGATTGTTTGGTTCGATCTGGGCGTAGTTGGAACCCTTAATATTGCGACTGATAACCATGTTCGCTGTGTAAAATCTCCGTTGCCTTTTTCATTTTTGACCTGTGTGCCTAATGTAACAACGCCTGTTCCAACGAGTTCGGTGCCTGTAACTCCAATGCCAACTACAAATGTGCCTGCGACGTTAACACCGAGCACCCTGGTTCCAAGTACTGCTATTTCAACTACAGTAGTACCAACAATGCCTGTTCCAACGAGTTCGATGCCTGCAACTTCGATACCAACGACAGCTCCTCCTCCTGTTTCAACAACACCGCTGACTTACACCTGCACCGGTGGCACCATAATCCCACCCACCAACGGCCTTCTTGCTGCCTGGAATGCCAGCAGCGGAGTTTATCAAGACGCTACAAATCAGACCAATCGCTACAGTATTTCCAATGGAATGGTGTTAGATACGTTGACTGGGATTCGCTGGGAGCAGGTTCCAAGCGCTAGTAAAATGAATTTTACGGTGGCTCAACATTACTGTACCCAACGAAATACAGGTGGTTATTCTGGCTGGCGTGTTCCAAATGTCGTCGAAATCATGACGATGTATGATCCAACGTTGCCGGCTCCATATGTGAACACCACAGTATTTTCTGGAACGACCTCCGATCATTTCTGGTCCTCAAGTCCTCGAATCGGAAATATTGGGAGTGCTTGGCAATTGCAATTACAGGCTCAACAGGTGTGGTATCCTATGCTCAGTAACATGGGCTATGTTCGTTGCGTGATTGCTTGTTACCCCATTCCTCCTGTAGATCGCTATGTAAATGCTTCGGGAGAGGTGAGGGATTTGGTGACAGGCTTAATTTGGCAACAGCATAAAAATTCTGGATCGAGTTACAGTGTGTTAAGAGCGACCGAATATTGTTCTAGCTTGACTTTAAATGGTCATACTTGGCGACCACCTACCATTCGAGAGCTGCAAACCCTGGTTGACTACAACGCGACCTATAACAGCAGCAACACAAACAACCCGATGATGGATTTGACGGTATTCTCAGGCGAAGGTGCGACAGATTCGATAGCCTCAACATCCATCCAATGTTTTGCATATTTTGACAACGGAATAGTTGGCTGTCGTCAAGGTTATGGGAGCGGTAATCTTCGTTGTGTCAGAGGTTAG
- a CDS encoding transposase, protein MSEFEEECEKRGILLAVLAPKSPKLNGYFERLNGTWHSDFCDLFDLPTSLQELRPMLNDFTDSDNWDRPHDGIGLQTPPTFSRRLRYPSEPFPVSNVLN, encoded by the coding sequence ATGTCAGAGTTTGAAGAAGAATGCGAGAAGAGAGGGATTCTTCTGGCAGTACTGGCTCCCAAGTCTCCGAAGCTAAACGGTTATTTTGAACGGCTTAATGGCACCTGGCATTCGGATTTCTGTGACCTGTTTGATTTGCCGACTTCCCTTCAGGAACTGCGACCGATGTTGAATGATTTTACGGATAGCGATAACTGGGACCGACCTCATGATGGGATTGGTTTACAAACACCCCCAACATTTTCTAGAAGGCTTAGGTATCCAAGTGAGCCCTTTCCAGTCTCAAATGTCTTGAATTGA